One genomic region from Haladaptatus caseinilyticus encodes:
- a CDS encoding thioredoxin family protein, whose protein sequence is MSEQSDSDKPLRVEDGKELDRIIDQHGLVLVDCYTKGCTLCQAIEPVVGNVARVTDATVVMVNPANDLSLVEEYAIRSVPTLLLFENGQLVGRMADGFQGTDAVVEFVRATTKRE, encoded by the coding sequence GTGAGCGAGCAATCGGACTCCGATAAACCGCTTCGTGTCGAAGACGGCAAGGAACTCGACCGAATCATCGACCAACACGGCCTCGTCCTGGTCGATTGCTATACGAAAGGTTGTACCCTCTGTCAGGCCATCGAACCGGTAGTCGGAAACGTCGCCCGAGTCACCGACGCGACGGTGGTGATGGTGAATCCGGCAAACGATCTCTCGCTTGTAGAAGAATATGCCATCCGGAGCGTTCCGACGCTCCTGTTGTTCGAAAACGGTCAACTCGTTGGTCGGATGGCGGACGGGTTTCAGGGAACGGATGCAGTGGTCGAGTTCGTGAGAGCGACCACGAAACGAGAGTAG